In one window of Dermacentor albipictus isolate Rhodes 1998 colony unplaced genomic scaffold, USDA_Dalb.pri_finalv2 scaffold_25, whole genome shotgun sequence DNA:
- the LOC135914812 gene encoding ankyrin repeat domain-containing protein 65-like isoform X2, which produces MEAGASVAIPPAMDKRQCVLPSSDEECSMEGSDIEAALSRRLHEAVRADDASGVAAALSSGILTADDPSKDGGGCTAILEATRLDRAAVASVLFEFGCDPCLGDNRGWTALHEVFRSPAVAAVLFKHVPPASWKRVADSVYGLTPLHACVKAAVSSSVAPTAPQLDVIREVASRCKGDAVSLDGDTCLHLAASGRHDRPEVVRLLLEAAHIRNVQNARGETALHLAIVKGHYETASLLIQTVAEQDGSMAEQDDVTDNSTAGVPAESHKLGEEASSTDVTRDIQTQTADLLDPSLCDRFGQTVLHYCASRNAAHLLELLLRNYGVRDVQDLRGDTALHVAARRGHDKCVALLLGSGADASLRNEEGMTPLDMAVAAGFADAARLLYESATEPLLRNADALRRHDSVRRCTVIGNMFLSVG; this is translated from the coding sequence GTGCAGCATGGAAGGAAGCGACATCGAGGCCGCACTGAGCCGCCGTTTACATGAGGCAGTGCGGGCGGATGATGCGAGTGGCGTAGCGGCAGCGCTGTCATCGGGCATTCTGACGGCCGACGACCCAAGCAAAGATGGTGGCGGCTGCACCGCCATCCTCGAGGCCACGCGCCTAGACCGAGCCGCCGTGGCCTCTGTCCTCTTCGAGTTCGGCTGTGACCCGTGCCTTGGTGATAACCGCGGCTGGACCGCGCTGCACGAGGTGTTCCGGAGTCCGGCGGTAGCCGCAGTCCTCTTCAAGCACGTGCCGCCGGCGTCGTGGAAGCGCGTAGCCGACTCCGTCTACGGCCTAACCCCGCTTCACGCCTGCGTCAAAGCAGCGGTGTCCTCGAGCGTAGCACCGACAGCGCCGCAGCTGGACGTCATCCGCGAGGTGGCGTCGCGGTGCAAGGGGGATGCTGTAAGCCTAGACGGCGACACGTGCTTGCACTTGGCTGCTTCCGGTCGCCACGACCGGCCCGAAGTGGTCCGGCTGCTGCTCGAGGCAGCGCATATCCGGAACGTCCAGAACGCGCGCGGGGAGACCGCCTTGCACTTAGCCATCGTTAAGGGCCACTACGAAACTGCTTCACTGCTCATCCAGACCGTCGCAGAACAAGATGGATCGATGGCGGAGCAAGACGATGTGACGGACAATTCCACCGCAGGTGTGCCTGCAGAATCGCATAAGCTCGGTGAGGAAGCTAGCTCAACGGATGTGACGAGGGACATCCAAACGCAGACGGCGGACTTGCTCGACCCGTCCCTGTGCGACCGCTTCGGGCAAACGGTGCTTCACTATTGTGCGTCTCGCAACGCGGCGCACCTGCTTGAATTGTTGCTGCGGAACTACGGTGTCCGCGATGTTCAAGACCTCCGAGGCGACACGGCCCTGCATGTGGCTGCGCGCCGCGGCCACGACAAGTGCGTAGCGCTGTTGCTGGGCTCAGGGGCCGACGCGAGCCTGCGCAACGAAGAAGGCATGACGCCCTTGGACATGGCCGTCGCGGCGGGATTCGCGGACGCAGCCCGGCTTCTGTACGAGAGCGCAACGGAGCCCCTGCTTCGAAATGCGGACGCGCTCCGCCGGCACGATTCCGTACGCCGCTGCACAGTCATTGGCAACATGTTCCTGAGCGTCGGTTGA